A region of Bradyrhizobium sp. SZCCHNS1050 DNA encodes the following proteins:
- a CDS encoding caspase family protein → MTALRYLLLVLVLISSGSTAALADKRVALIIGNSAYKTVARLSNPANDAKLVGDMFRNAGFERVDVRLDLGVQEMRRALREFGARAREAEVAVIYYAGHGIELDGTNYLIPTDAALEADSDVLDEAIALERVLFAIEPAKQLRLVVLDACRDNPFAKTMKRSVASRSIGRGLAKVEPSSPNTMIAFSAKAGSTAADGDASNSPFATALVAHLPKPGLDLRRAFGFVRDDVLKATGYRQEPYVYGSLGGNDVALVPVVQAPSAAADSDAAMRRDYELAERIGSEAAFDAFIEKYPSGFYAALARAQRAKLAPAAANVAAPATTDVTRSPPEASGQRADKPPAASEPAKPAMVAALPPPADKVAPPDPARELASELRRVGCSTSDSDGTWDLNARRALERFNKQAGTRFDTKLASLDALDAVKAKTARVCPVLCPKGRRADGDACVAIACPAGQARDGDGDCVRRKDEPVAKKPDEALRRDEPARKKEPAVAARSEPEPKRVSGGGRCTSISQRCAIEIGGRCNPATGHWEYGRNGAGGNTMSFNNCIGRMMAGRR, encoded by the coding sequence ATGACGGCATTGCGTTACCTGTTGCTTGTTCTCGTTCTCATCAGTTCAGGCAGCACCGCCGCGCTGGCGGACAAGCGCGTCGCGCTGATCATCGGCAACTCCGCCTACAAGACTGTCGCCAGGCTATCGAACCCGGCCAACGATGCGAAGCTCGTCGGCGACATGTTCCGCAACGCCGGCTTCGAGCGCGTCGACGTCAGGCTCGATCTCGGCGTGCAGGAGATGCGCCGGGCCTTGCGCGAGTTCGGGGCGCGGGCGCGCGAGGCCGAGGTCGCGGTGATCTACTACGCCGGCCACGGCATCGAGCTCGACGGCACCAACTATCTGATCCCGACCGATGCCGCGCTGGAGGCGGACAGCGACGTTCTCGACGAGGCGATCGCGCTCGAGCGCGTGCTGTTCGCGATCGAGCCGGCCAAGCAGTTGCGCCTCGTCGTGCTCGACGCCTGCCGCGACAATCCGTTCGCCAAGACGATGAAGCGCAGCGTCGCCTCGCGCAGCATCGGACGCGGCCTCGCCAAGGTCGAGCCGTCGAGCCCGAACACGATGATCGCATTCTCGGCCAAGGCCGGGTCGACCGCCGCCGACGGCGACGCCAGCAACAGCCCGTTCGCAACGGCGCTGGTGGCGCATCTGCCAAAGCCCGGCCTCGATCTGCGCCGCGCGTTCGGCTTCGTCCGCGACGACGTGCTGAAGGCGACCGGCTATCGCCAGGAGCCCTATGTCTACGGATCGCTCGGCGGCAACGACGTGGCGCTGGTGCCGGTCGTGCAAGCTCCGAGCGCGGCGGCCGATTCCGACGCGGCGATGCGGCGCGACTACGAGCTCGCCGAGCGCATCGGCAGCGAGGCGGCGTTCGATGCCTTCATCGAGAAGTATCCAAGCGGATTCTACGCCGCGCTCGCCAGGGCGCAGCGCGCCAAGCTCGCGCCGGCGGCAGCCAACGTCGCCGCGCCCGCCACGACCGACGTCACGCGCAGCCCGCCCGAAGCGTCAGGGCAACGTGCGGACAAGCCGCCCGCGGCGTCCGAGCCAGCCAAGCCCGCGATGGTCGCGGCGTTGCCGCCGCCCGCGGACAAGGTCGCGCCGCCGGACCCGGCACGCGAGCTTGCCAGCGAACTGCGGCGCGTCGGCTGCAGCACCTCCGACAGCGACGGCACCTGGGATCTCAACGCGCGCCGGGCGCTGGAGCGCTTCAACAAGCAGGCTGGCACCCGGTTCGATACCAAGCTCGCCAGCCTCGACGCGCTCGACGCCGTCAAGGCGAAGACGGCCCGTGTCTGCCCGGTGCTCTGCCCCAAAGGCCGGCGCGCCGACGGCGATGCTTGCGTCGCTATCGCCTGCCCCGCCGGTCAGGCGCGCGACGGGGATGGCGATTGCGTGAGGCGCAAGGACGAGCCGGTCGCGAAGAAGCCGGACGAGGCGCTCAGGCGCGACGAGCCGGCGCGCAAGAAGGAGCCGGCGGTGGCGGCGCGCTCCGAGCCGGAGCCGAAGCGCGTCAGCGGCGGCGGCCGCTGCACCAGCATCAGCCAGCGCTGCGCGATCGAGATCGGCGGCCGCTGCAATCCCGCCACCGGCCATTGGGAATACGGCCGCAACGGCGCCGGCGGCAACACGATGTCGTTCAACAATTGCATCGGCCGGATGATGGCCGGGCGGCGCTGA
- a CDS encoding DUF3303 domain-containing protein yields MLFMVIERFKDRDPIPVYRRVRDPGITFPEGLKYLGSWIEPNFDRCFQLMECDDARLLQHWVLANARDTGMTFEIVPVVTSAETREVVAPFLDENPLAGGRCSTS; encoded by the coding sequence ATGCTGTTCATGGTGATCGAACGTTTCAAGGACCGCGATCCGATTCCGGTCTACCGCCGCGTGCGCGATCCCGGCATCACGTTTCCCGAAGGGCTCAAATATCTCGGCAGCTGGATCGAGCCGAACTTCGACCGCTGCTTCCAGCTGATGGAATGCGACGACGCCCGCCTGCTGCAGCATTGGGTTCTCGCCAACGCCCGCGACACCGGCATGACCTTCGAGATCGTGCCGGTGGTGACAAGCGCGGAGACGCGCGAGGTGGTGGCGCCCTTTTTGGATGAGAATCCACTCGCGGGCGGACGATGCTCGACATCCTGA